Within the Lacerta agilis isolate rLacAgi1 chromosome 15, rLacAgi1.pri, whole genome shotgun sequence genome, the region TACCAGACAAGAAAGCACCTCAAGGGAGCCGTAGTCCCTTCCAGCTGATCTGTTTGATTGAGAATTCATCCCGATGTGATGGCATAAAGTTTGTGGACCAATTCAACAACACTGgctatttattcagcattcatacTGAATTGTTTGTGGAAAGGTTATACAATGTTGCATCAAGCAGttgttattccacactttccagtgcatttccccgtCACTTTCCTTGCTGCAATAAAGGAAGGGGCTTTTGAGacagatgaagaggaggaggagtttggatttgatatcccgctttacacTACCtgatggagtctcaaagcggctaacattctcctttcccttcctcccccacaacaaacactctgtgaggtgagtgaggtgagtggggctgagagacttcaaagaagtgtgactagcacaaggtcacccagcagctgcatgtggaggagaggagacgcgaacccggttccccagattacgaatctaccgctcttaaccactacaccacattggctctcaatgAAATAAGGTTTGCTGCACAAGACTGCCTAGATCAACTTTGATTGCACAGACTGAATATGCCACTGTGAAATGATGGTCTTATGGGCCCCCTTCCCAATTTGGATGGTAATGATACTCTCAAGATGTCCTTTTAtggtgcattcatgatgatttgtgctcatggtggAATGAAGGAGGCTATTTGCAATCCTATATTCAACCATGATGGCACTTGCAAAAGTTTAAGGGAATACATATTGTGGATGGGCAACTAATGCAAtgttattgcatcaatgacatgttgcagaatatccTCGCAAACAAAGCACAAAAAGGCTCCCAATGTGGTTAAATGCAAAATGTGTCCAGTCAACTCTGCTTTGTTTGAAGGCCCTTCTGGTCATTCTGCTGAGTGGATGTCTGGATGTCTGCCCCAAAGTCTTGCCCTAATGgcacatagctcagtggtagagcacctgtcttgaatgcagaaggtctcaggttcaatcccttgtgCCTCCAAGTAGGACTAGAGCAGAACCTTGCCTGAAAacatggagagctgctaccagtcagtgtagacaatactgagctgggtggaccaacGGTCTGGCTCAgaacaaggcagtttcctatgttcttactGCACCAAGTTTCAGGCTGTAatcttatacccacttacctgggagtaagcaccactgaactcagtaggactcacttctgagtaggcatgtataggattgtggtgTAATTCTGTTCCCCCATCTATCTGCCTTGCAATTTGTGAGCTACATTTGCATTGCTTGTATGACTATAACGTGTCACCACTGGAACACAATGGAAGTTTTTGGGGCCAAAACAAACCCTTATTCATGGGCACAGACGTTCTAATGATGTATCATGCAACAGTCACCATCACATTGTCCTTTTGTTTTGGATCGTGTAAACCACTTTGTAAATTATATAGCTGACGggcagcattaaaaaacaaaaacaaatgactCTCGGGAGTATATAAATAACTGCAATAAAATAGTGACAAGCTCTTCCCCTTGAGCAAGAATGCTTTATTCTGCCCTACTGGTTAAGACAGCAGTGGGGATcctgtggcctccagatattgctggactacagctcccatcatcctggaccactggccatgctgactggtgctgatgggacttgtagtccagcaacatctggagggcaccaggttgttgttgttttttaataagaatttattgattttacaacaaacaagtaaaacaccaacattaacccatcccctaactgaaaatagacaaatacatatacaccaataattcttcttcttgtgtcataaaagaaaaaatcttggtcgaatcttggcacagacttcccctgcctttcaccttcggttctaataccaaatattactttaataacttcatatactaaaaataaatctagttccaacaaaaatcaatcatattataacttcctgttaattccacacaaaattctagttcttaacacattgttctcaaatataaatcatcacaaatatcttctttcactataactgctgttaataacaaaatttaaatatctcttctcttaatcaaaagcttaaaatcttaacacaccggtttcaggttaccattatataccatttttcctcttttcccttaatacagttcaccctatcccccttctgtccactTTCTTTAGTCGTATTGCTCCAGAACCGCTCCTCGAGGTGTCTTCTTTCCTTGCATGTCCACAGATCCAAACGAAATCCAaaacaatccttgcatagagcatcagggtatacatatcttcttcttccagcttctccggttcatcatgccattcttctttaattcccgtcctgggtctgccacccccaaatgACGTTTCATTTTTCCGGAGCCGCCAGATCATTCCACTCTGCTCTTCGGTCATCCCCTTCAGTTCTatgccaaggctttcttccaatgcTGCCATTTCCTGAATAGTTTCCTCTGTGGGATACATCTTTTCTGACATATCCCGGTTCTAAATCTGcagttttcggttgagcagttccagtcccaatatagtaatcctttgttcatcactcatctcacagttcataaccaaatcaaaaacaaaacccagcatgtcAGAAGCGGGCACAGGTGTCAGATTACAGTTTCGATTTCCAGggttctccatcttaataccagtaactttccactcagtcacagtctttcacagccattttccctgtatccagggtgcaagaatcacaaattttaaaaagagatattctccacaaacttatTCCCCAGAGGGAGATCAAAAAAGCCTCACTTGTCAAAATCCAAATACTTTGTAatcatcgctgtaacagcagtctctcaaactggttactttctaacccccgaagggagggaggcagacttcctttgcgAGTATCACCCGGGTCGTTagaaagatacaaaaacaaagtccaatcgagtactcacgaccaccggattTCTTTAGTTCCagacttgacaggtagaacattgacgctcgtcgcaggggtgaccgccgctccgcgtcccggttggggcatatcccctatagcccggctccgtggtcccttcacccccactccccctttacagggggagcgagggaagggttcggagccataatgggcacagccggggagcccggggtgcaggacgctcttcccacaccccaccggatggagggcaccaggttggtccCCCGCATGTTAAGACCTCTCTATTGCCCCCTTCCTGCCATAAACTGGGGCTCTGCACAGCTCAGGTGCTCTGACGTTGCAGTTTGAGCTGGAGCACCTCTCACCCTGTGGCAGTGCCCTTGGCTGAATGTTATGCAACAAAAATTGGCTCAGCTTCTTACAGCAGAGAAAATCTAttttccctctctcataacaacaCTAGCACTCAGGGATAGCCCCCCAAGCAGCTGTTAGGCCGGTGGGATGATGCCGATCCCATTGGGAGTGGCAACTATTGTCAGAAACGCAGAGAAGGGGAGGCCCCATGCCTGCTATTAAtctttttaggggaaaaaaaccattttCCAAGTGACACATACAGGCTATGTatgcactatacctttaaatATGTGGaatcctcgaaagattccatgaACGGTGTCTcagaaattttttacacatcacttgggaagacaggcgaactaatatggaagaagcgaagatcaccagtgattcttcaacattaacttcgttgggctggtcatgttgtgcggatgcctgattatcgtcttccaaagcaactactctattctgaacttaaaaatggaaagcgtaatgctggtggtcaacaaaagaggtttaaagactgtctcaaggcaaatctttaaaaatgtagtataaacactgacgactgggaaacactggcctgtgagcgctccagttggagaacagcctttaccaaaggtgtcgtgggctttgaagacactcaaactcaggacgcaagggagaaacgtgctaagaggaaggcacgcttggcaaatccacaccgtgatcaactcccacccggaaaccaatgtcctcactgtggaaggaggtGTGGATCTGCTTCCAGCAGAAGTATTTAACCTGCCGTTGGAATGGGATGCTACCTCAGTTGCTTCAGCTTGCTTGCCTTCATCTTGCTTGCCTTCTTACTCACAAGTAGTCCAGGGAATAGTCTTattagcttcctcctcctcagtcgcTGTTTTGCTCAGCAGtgagaaggatggggacaaaaactGCATTGGTTGGATCTGCCTGCTGAAGGCTGGCTCTGCCCCATCCGTACCTGACGTTGCTGGCTCCAACTGCACTCGGGCTCCTTGCTTTCTGCCTTATCtgtcccagtcccagtccccacTGCTATTTCTGATGCCAGCTTTGCTTTGCCCGCTTGCCTGCCTGAGAAGCTCAAGATACTCAGGCagtagagagaaaggaaaaacttTTGGCTGCTGTAATTGGTTTGTTCACGGAGCTGTTTAAAAAGCATGGCAACTCTGCCAGGAAAGCAGCTGGCAGCCTTCAATGCAGGAAAACCAGCTTAAAGGGTTTGGGGGTTGTGCAGCCTGCCCTCTGCCCTCTTGCGAGATCCACGCCTCCCACCTGCTTGCCCCCACCGCAGGCTCATGAGGCGATGGGTTTGGCCTTGGTGTCAGCCAGCCTGCTGTAAGTGATGTCTTTTCTTATCTCTCTGCTGACAAACCAGCATCCTTCACTGGCCTATTTAAGAGCAGAGGGGAGAGGACACGCcagcaaaacaacagcacagGCGCTCAGAAGTACAGGGAAGCCAGGATCCTTTGCAACTCTTACAGACTGCTGTGATGCTGCCTGCGACTTTCAAGCTGTGTGCCGGCATCTCCTACAGACACATGCACAGTACAATGGGTGagcacaaacaaaacaacattattaTCATCTTCGTAATCAGAATCAGAAtttttttgagggaaagaatgtgcttcaaacgTGACTTATAGAGGGTACACGGCGTAAATGTAATCAGATGAATTTCCTACAATTTCTTTAAAAGGTGTGTTTGGGGGGTTATTTGGATCACATCCATTGTGCGGGGGCTGAACCCTTTGCCTCCCTGCTATTTTCCAGATTTAAACCACCCATGTTGTTTCTGTATGTTCTTACTGTGGCACAAACCGAAGCTTCAGGGAGGAGGGATTTAAATCAAGGAAATGATGAAGGGCTCCTCTCCCCTGGTGTTGCAGTTCCAGTCTGAACGGCTGCTGCTATTAGCATTTTCATTCTTTGGGATTCAGCGGGTGAAATATTGATGTATAAGTataaatgactttaaaagagcAATTTTTGTTGTATCGAATAGAAAGTTATCATGGATGTGTCTCATTTTGTGGCTGCTTGACATGTTGTTAATGGCTAGCCTGGGAAGCTTGGTCTTTTGCAGTGAGCTCCTGAATTTCTGCCCtatccctttggggggggggactttgcttATAGTGGGAGGGTGCACTGTAATGTTGACCCTACCTACTCAACTCTCCTTATTTACCGAGTGGCATTGATGCTTGTGCATTCGCCTATGTACATTTCATGTAAATGTGTGCCATGTGCCTTTAAATAACCCAGCAACGCCCTTAGATGCAACTGTCTATtgcatgcagaaatggaaagcttACATTTTGCAGTTCAGGGGAAACaagtggtggctgctgcccattgggaCAAGTAaggtggaaagcagggagaccacaagcaggcagagccagagccaatgaccgctccccacatcaaatggggacattttgcatggtcacgtgcagccccctggatcccagtgtggctcctggtagttcgggctggcttcatcctccccaggcgggatacctgggtctccgcctacctccgTCAactgcccaatcctgcctggggaggtgttgccaggggatggGCCAGGTAAGGGCAGGGACCACCCTACCCACAcatcttgtgtcattattccactcaggggtcacctggggtttgggtGACTCCGCCTTTCCACGCATGGCAGGCAGAGCAAGgaaattctagttttgtctctaATTACTTCCCTgccaagggacgtgggtggcgctgtgggttaaaccacagagcctagggcttgctgatcagaaggttggcagttcgaatccccgcaacggggtgagctcctgttgctcagtcccagctcctacccacctagcagttcgaaagcatgtcaaagtgcaagtagataaataggtaccactccagcgggaaggtaaacggtgcactgctctggtttgccagaagcagcttagtcatgacctggaagctgtacgccggctccctcagccagtaatgtgagatgagcatcgcaaccccagagtcggacacgactggacctaatggttaggggtccctttacctttaccttttacctccctgctgagttccacagggacaacactgagactaaagaggaAACTACAGAGGCCATGCCAACCCTTGGACTGGCTTTGAGGTGGAAAAGCAGGCAGGTAGAGATTGGCCAAGGGCAGACTGAGGATGGTGAGAAACTACTGTAGTCCATTTCCTCGGAAAAAATGGCCAGCCTCTACTTGTTTTAGATGAGCTCAGCGGCAGCATGCAGAAAGTCACAGCTTCCATGTCCAGTTAAAGTATCTCAGCTAAGGGGGCTGTGAATGTAACTAGGGCATActttccccaccccagctgtaGGGAGTTTAAATCGGGGTTGGAGAACCTGATGTCTTTCTAGGTgaagaactacccaaactgtatagaaatttaggTATTCGtgtatgcgactacagtggcAATAACGTTGCTTGCCCAAAtgttggaaagaagaagtcccagcaaaagaatggatacaaaaacttttgaaatatgcagaaatggtgaaacttaaccgaaaaaataagaaatcaagataaactttttatatatataaaagaatggaaatggtttattgaatatttgcaaactataaacaaataagaacattggcaggattcttggaagaacctgcagttttataagagtatatatttaaagtagatgaataaatgggcaaactaagttaatttggatatgcaggaatattaaaaataaaattaaggaaccgcagaaagagggggaaggaagtcaagtttgaaatgttaaaatgactgtaaaattattgaaatgtataaaactgaaaatcattaaaaaattttttaaaaaggatgggaGATactcatggatgatgggaactttaGTCAATTAACACCTAGTGggcaacaggtttcccacccctggtttatatTGACACGAACTCTGTTCATTCTCTTCTAGGTTTTTCTAGGGGGTCAGTGGAGTCAGTTTTCATATGATGGTTCCTTGTTTCTAAAGCCTTTATAGTCATAAATCTGTGTGCATGTTGTAATGCATCCTGATTTCTTAGATGCATTTGTTGCACAACTCTGATAAATTAAGTTCACTTTAAGTGCTTTCTTTGAAGAAATAAGCAAGAGATACAAAGGTACATAATTTACCATGTAAACATGCTTTTACCAGAATTTGTACAATGTTCTCGTTCAAATGGAGCAGAGGAGGAATCAGTTTGGCAGCTTTGTAGTAAAATCAGCAGTGCTCTTGGCTGTGACGTCAGCTGCGATGTCACAAATCTATTTCTCCCCAGAGCGGTGTTTCTACTGTACCCCCAACTCCAAAAGGCTGCCTGGATTCCCCTCTTAAGCTAAGAAGGCAACAAAGGAACTTGGAAATGGAGAAATGTTCAAGCAGCGTTTAAAacaatcttgggtccccagatgttgtcagactacagctaccatcatccctgagctgaccactggctaagctggctggggatggtgggatttgtagtgcaacaacatctggggagtcAAGAACTGttttaaacaataaaatgcaaacagGACTCCTGACACAAGCTGTTACTGTTGATTTAATTTTAGGTTTCTTTTTACAGCCGGAGGTGCAGGTGGGTTCGAGGCGGGCGGGTTGTGTGAGAAGAACCACTGGCAGTCATTCTCTTCAGGACTAATTGGCGTGGGTGGAAGGGCAGCCAAGTTCAAAGGGCTCAAATCTGTACACTTGTTAATTTTTCGGCATCTGATAAGTTTCACAGCTTGTTTTTATGTGCATCAGTTCAATATACAGCCCTCAGTTTACAGCTGCAGATTTAAGCAAGTAAGAGATTAGGCTTAGCAaacaggttttatatttgttgaataatgttacgggaaaaacagcttccttggtggccaaatttctctttctagctcttaagcatcgtaagactaaaattgattgcattgacatgggtttatctgtatagctttatgttagtgttggctatgttttattctaaagttcctctagatgttttagatgttttaattttgtatggataaatgtattttttttctggctGACGGTCAAATAAAGAATGAGGAGATGAGATGAGACTTGTAgaagatttctctctctgtgtgttaacTGACCAAATCTTGTCACATTAAAATAttcataaatattaataaaatatattggtACTGGTGGCACAAGAGTAAACTGTGTTGAACATGTCCTGTCAGACCAGCTCACTCTTTTTTgggtgatttattttatttttctgtgttgtctgtgttgttggtttttttaaatgatggttGGGAACCTCAAAAGATGGAAGTATCCCAGCCCTCTCTGGACCTCAAAGGGCTTGCTTCCGCGGGTTCAGATATGGCTTTTAATACCACTGTTACACTTTCCTCTCCACAGGCCTGAGAAGACAAGCAGCTGCTGCAATTGTCCAGGAGCTGAATAAATTTGCAGTTACCAGGCCGGGTCCCAGCAAGTGGATCAATCATGTGCGCAGAAGGAGCTCTTTGCTAAGTAAGTATAACAAGGCAAGGCTCTTGTTGGGCATGTTTTATCCTTGCATTTTGGGGCTGCTGGGTTTTTGGTGGCATTGGAAAATacaagctttcttttaaaaataaagttaaaacCTGCTCCAACCTCCAACAGGTTCTAGACTGGAAGAGAATCCCTTCAATGAAATGGAGCTGTCCTACATCAAACAAGGAGATGAGGCGCTTCAGAAATCACTTAAGATTCTTGGAGACCAGGATGGTTGGAAGACAGAGACAGTGATGGTATGCATGTTGCATTGTTCATGGGGGTTGTTGTTTGGCGTTCCCTTCTACTTTGCTAGCAAAGGATCAGGGAAGATGTCTGTTGGGATCGCCAACTTTGCAGCCTTCAGATGGAGAGCTGAATTTTAGTTAGTGAGAAGAAGCCAAAGTCAAAATATCATTTTGAATTCAGGTGTGTTCACAAGCCAAGGTTTGAACAAACCACCATTCTCTGGGTTTGGATGTTAGGAGATCAGGGTTCCTTCTGATCTTCTCACAAGTATAAAAGAAGGAAAGTGTGTCGTGCAAGCCTGTGGCTTATTGCGGCTGGTCCTTCTAGTGGTAAATCATTATTTTGCATCTGAAATGGGCCTAATTTTCTCCATGCTGCTCACTCTTCCACCCCACCTCCATCTTTCCACCCTAAAAAAAGCAAATATTGTGGTCCTACTGATGCAACTTTTATAGaccctaatccaggggtcagcaaactttttcagcagggggctggtccactgtccctcagaccttgtggtgggtcagaccatattttttggggggaaatgaaagaattgctatccccccaaaataacccagagattgcattttaaataaaggacaccttctactcatgtaaaaacacactgattcccggaccatccgcgggctggatttagaaggcggttgggccggatccagcccccaggccttagtttgcctacccatgccctaatcCATTGATTCAGGCATAGTCAAACATGGTGcgctccagatgctgctggacttcaactccttcattcctgaccattggtcctgctggcttggggctgatgggagttggagtccaacatctgcaggatcatcagggttccccatccctggtccacACACCAACTGGTGGTAGCTCTCCCGCATTTCAGACAAGCCTTACCCAGAGCTTGAACTGGGACCTTTTGCCTGcgaaacatgtgctctaccactgagctagggcccttTTCTAACATTAGCCACCCCCCTGGCTAGCACATTCTGGGCCAGTTGTAGCTTCAAGACCAGCCCCATATAGAGTACATTGGAAAAGCCCTGTTGCGAGGTTATCACCTGGGAATTGGGCTGGATGCAacatataatattaataataataataataataataataataataataataatgataatagctCTTGTGCTTTGGGTTATGCAACCCAGCGATGCTAACAATTTAGACCCCCTTCTGCTTCTTGTTTTCTGCAGGACAATGGTGACAAAGTCCTGAGCAAAGTACTCCCAGATGTGGGGAAGTATTCCAGCTAGAGGTGGTGGTTGATAAACCCCTGGACTGCGTCTATAGCGAGTTAGTGGAAAGGATGGAGCAGATGGGAGACTGGAACCCGAATGTCAAAGAAAATCCAGGTGAACACACAAGAAAATGCATTCTTGGCAAAAGGAGCTGTGCCAATGGCGTATGCATAAAACTCTGCAAGGAGTTGTAAAGCACATTGCTTTGGCCtgatcagggattttttttttggggggggggtgtagctaTTAGTAGAAAAAGTATATTGTCCAGCAGGGATGTCTGAAGAAAGATTGGGATCTACTGAAAGATCCCTGGATGATTCGCAGTAAACCACCAAGTGTTGCTTGCTCCTTGTGGTGCAACGACAACAAATTAAAATCACAAGTCTTTAAAACAAATCTCAGCATAGCTAACCAATGTCTTGATCTCAGTGTCCCACACCTTTAAAACATGAGCATTAATGAGGTGTTTGGGCAGCTCTGCTGGCCAGTTTTAGACTGTTGTGTTAAGAGTCTCAGATTTGTAATCAAGCAGACATGGGTGCATTGTGGTATTTGTGGGGTATCCCAACTGTATGGCTCGTTGCCATACAGGCTCGTTGGGGAATTGGCTCCCTCGTGCTCCCTCCTTCAAAGGACAGAAGGAGGGCCTGCTGGatccagtggcccatcttgtccagcatcctgttctcatagtgggcaaccagatgcccaggGGAAGCCTGATTCCCACTACAGGCAGaacctagccatcatggctagtagccttaaaAGCCTTATCTTCCACGAACTTATCAAAACtgcttttaaatccatccaagttgatgaTGCCATCGCTACATCTTGTGGGCCACTATTACGCACCTGGCTGTGGCTGGTGACCTTTGCACTGTGTGCATACTGCCCACGTTGGTAGCACCGATCATGTGTTAGGAACAAAGGGAGTCTCCTTCTGCCTCTTGTCTTTCCCTCCCCCAAGGTAATCAGCACTATGCTCCTTCCAAAAGTGAGGCAGGAAAGGAATTTGTCAGCCACAGCAGGAATTGCATCAGCTACGAGCAAGGAAGTGCAGTTAAGTATCCCTGTATGGAAAATGACAACCCTTTGTTTTCGTTGGCGATCTTTCTCCAGATCTTGCAGAAGATCGGCAACGACACGGTGATCACTCACGAAACTGCAGCCCCAACCGCTGGCAACATAGTTGGGCCACGAGACTTTGTGAGTGTCCGTTGTTCCAAGAGGCGAGGCTCAACCTGTGTCCTGGCTGGCATGTCCACCACCTATGCAGCGATGCCTGAACAAAAAGGGGTTATTAGGTAAAGAGTCGTCCCCCTCGATTGCTTTCTCCttgattgatttttttgggggggtactcCATTTTTTGTGTAATATGCTAACATGATGCTCTCGTCCTCCCACAGAGCTGAGAATGGTCCTACATGTATGGTTCTTCGGCCAGTCCTTGGTGACCCCTCCCAGACCAAGTTAACCTGGCTTCTCAGCATCgacctcaaggtacaggcacatgGTGGACTGAGCTAAATCACGGCATCCATTGGTTTTGCCAGAGAACGTCCTCTTGCCATGATTTGGGTGGTGCAACTTTCAAAAACAGCTGTGCATTCAACTCTGCGGGGAGTCATCTCAGGTGTCACTAAGAGGGATCCACTTTCTGGGGCTCTTAAGAGAGTATTTTTAGTTAATGAACTGTGCAAGAAGATACATAGCGCTGTGCCAAGGATCCCCCTTACCATTCTCCATCATTTGATGATAAGATGAATTGTggctgcatacatttaaagcacagtgaTAACACTTTAACAGTCATCGCCTTCCCCAataaatcctgggagctgtagtttgttaggggcgctgagagttgttaggagacccctacccccctcacagggctattattcccaaagttccctgggaagaggaatagaTTGTAAAACTGGTCCACACTTCTGCTcgcctgtgctttctaggcatggttcCGAGAGGATTTTCGTTTGCCCAGCCATTTCCCTGCGAAAACCCGCTATTTGCTGCTGAATTGGGCTTCCTGGGGGTTGATGTCTATTCCAATTCAGT harbors:
- the STAR gene encoding LOW QUALITY PROTEIN: steroidogenic acute regulatory protein, mitochondrial (The sequence of the model RefSeq protein was modified relative to this genomic sequence to represent the inferred CDS: inserted 1 base in 1 codon) — its product is MLPATFKLCAGISYRHMHSTMGLRRQAAAAIVQELNKFAVTRPGPSKWINHVRRRSSLLSSRLEENPFNEMELSYIKQGDEALQKSLKILGDQDGWKTETVMDNGDKVLSKVLPDVGKXFQLEVVVDKPLDCVYSELVERMEQMGDWNPNVKEIQILQKIGNDTVITHETAAPTAGNIVGPRDFVSVRCSKRRGSTCVLAGMSTTYAAMPEQKGVIRAENGPTCMVLRPVLGDPSQTKLTWLLSIDLKGWLPKALINQVLSQTQVDFAKHLRNHLSSNSASMQQAVRC